A section of the Serratia liquefaciens ATCC 27592 genome encodes:
- a CDS encoding antiterminator Q family protein, whose product MCDMYELLSRWGVWARQDSGIGYSPIAAGFKGLLPPTSTGKQSCCDDDGLMIDGCVARLKKYKPDEYDLVVLHHIYGVSLRKIAKSRKCSDGTVRKEMQTAEGFIGGCLAVLNVTLQIN is encoded by the coding sequence ATGTGTGATATGTACGAACTTCTATCCCGTTGGGGGGTCTGGGCTCGCCAAGATAGCGGCATTGGTTACTCACCTATTGCTGCTGGATTTAAAGGATTGTTGCCACCAACGTCTACTGGGAAACAGTCTTGCTGCGATGATGACGGCTTAATGATTGATGGCTGCGTAGCTAGATTAAAGAAGTACAAACCCGATGAGTATGATCTGGTTGTCTTGCATCATATCTACGGTGTATCGCTGCGTAAGATAGCTAAAAGCCGCAAATGTTCGGATGGTACAGTCAGAAAAGAAATGCAAACCGCAGAAGGATTTATAGGAGGGTGCTTGGCTGTATTAAACGTAACTCTTCAAATTAATTAG